The Solanum pennellii chromosome 11, SPENNV200 genome contains a region encoding:
- the LOC107004907 gene encoding PH, RCC1 and FYVE domains-containing protein 1: MNSDANRAGGQVERDIEQAITALKKGAYLLKYGRRGKPKFCPFRLSNDESALIWFSGKEEKHLKLSHVSRIISGQRTPIFQRYPRPEKEYQSFSLIYNDRSLDLICKDKDEAEVWFSGLKALISRGHQRKWRTESRSDGISSGATSPRTYTRRSSPLHSPFSSGDSLQKDGGDQLRLHSPYESPPKNGLDKAFADVIMYAVPPKGFFPSDSASASVHSISSGGSDSMHGQMKGIGMDNFRVSLSSAVSSSSQGSGHDDGDALGDVFIWGEGTGDGVLGGGPHRVSSSFGAKLDSLFPKALESAVVLDVQNIACGGRHAALVTKQGEIFSWGEESGGRLGHGIDSDVLHPKLIDSLSHSNIELVACGENHTCAVTLSGDLYTWGDGDFGLLGHGNEVSHWVPKRVNGPLEGIHVSYISCGPWHTAVVTSAGQLFTFGDGTFGVLGHGDRKSVSKPREVESLKGLRTVRAACGVWHTAAVVEVMVGSSSSSNCSSGKLFTWGDGDKGRLGHGDKESKLVPTCVAALVEPNFCQVACGHSLTVALTTSGHVYTMGSPVYGQLGHHQADGKLPRRVEGKLAKSFVEEIACGAYHVAVLTSRTEVYTWGKGANGRLGHGDTDDRNSPTLVEALKDKQVKSIACGTNFTAAICLHKWVSGVDQSMCSGCRLPFNFKRKRHNCYNCGLVFCHSCSSRKSLRASMAPNPNKPYRVCDNCFSKLKKAMETDASSQSSMSRRGSMNQSLTDITDKDTKLDTRSRPQLARFSTMESFKHVETRSSKQKKKLEFNSSRVSPIPNGTSQWGALNISKSFNPVFGSSKKFFSASVPGSRIVSRATSPISRRASPPRSTTPTPTLGGLTSPKIVLGDAKRTNDGLSQEVIKLRAQVENLTRKAQLQEIELERTNKQLKEAIAIAGEETAKCKAAKEVIKSLTSQLKEMAERLPVGASRNIKSPTSFSSGSNLTASDIPNGCIDRVHSQLTFQDVEPNISNSQLLSNGSSNVSNRNAVQNRQGFPEPTTRNGGRTKEGDSRNENEWVEQDEPGVYITLTSLPAGVKDLKRVRFSRKRFSEKQAEQWWAENRARVYEQYNVRMGDKSSIGTVSEDLQH; this comes from the exons ATGAATTCAGATGCTAACCGTGCTGGTGGACAAGTAGAAAGGGATATTGAGCAG GCCATAACTGCTTTAAAGAAGGGTGCATACTTGCTCAAGTATGGAAGAAGGGGGAAACCGAAGTTTTGTCCCTTTCGGTTGTCAAAT GATGAGTCTGCTTTAATATGGTTTTCAGGTAAAGAGGAGAAACACCTGAAGCTAAGTCATGTGTCAAGAATAATATCTGGGCAGCGCACT CCAATTTTTCAAAGGTACCCACGACCTGAGAAAGAGTATCAGTCATTTTCACTCATATACAATGATAGATCGCTGGATTTG ATATGTAAAGATAAAGATGAAGCAGAGGTCTGGTTTAGTGGTTTGAAGGCCTTAATATCTCGTGGGCACCAGAGAAAATGGAGAACAGAATCAAGGAGCGATGGAATTTCTTCCGGTGCTACTAGTCCTAGAACTTATACACGAAGAAGCTCTCCTCTGCATTCTCCATTTAGTAGTGGTGACAGCTTGCAGAAG GATGGCGGTGATCAGCTTCGCCTTCATAGTCCATATGAAAGTCCTCCAAAAAACGGGCTAGATAAGGCATTTGCTGATGTAATTATGTATGCTGTACCTCCTAAGGGTTTTTTCCCTTCAGATTCTGCCAGCGCTTCTGTTCATTCCATATCTTCTGGAGGTTCAGATAGCATGCATGGTCAGATGAAGGGAATAGGAATGGATAATTTTAGAGTAAGCCTTTCAAGTGCAGTTAGCTCATCAAGTCAAGGTTCTGGTCATGATGATGGTGATGCCTTGGGGGATGTTTTTATCTGGGGGGAAGGCACTGGGGATGGTGTCCTAGGTGGTGGACCTCATAGAGTTAGCAGTTCTTTTGGTGCCAAATTAGATTCTTTGTTTCCTAAAGCTTTAGAGTCTGCAGTGGTATTGGATGTTCAAAATATAGCTTGTGGTGGTCGACATGCAGCACTGGTGACAAAGCAGGGTGAGATTTTCTCCTGGGGTGAGGAATCGGGAGGTAGGCTAGGGCATGGTATTGATTCTGATGTTCTGCATCCAAAGCTTATAGATTCACTCAGCCATTCAAACATTGAGCTTGTTGCATGTGGTGAAAATCATACTTGTGCTGTAACACTCTCTGGAGACTTGTACACATGGGGTGATGGTGATTTTGGTCTTCTTGGGCATGGAAATGAAGTTAGTCATTGGGTCCCCAAAAGAGTAAATGGACCCTTAGAGGGCATACACGTTTCATATATCTCGTGTGGTCCCTGGCATACTGCTGTGGTGACCTCTGCTGGTCAACTATTTACTTTTGGCGATGGTACTTTTGGTGTTCTTGGACATGGAGACAGAAAAAGTGTCTCTAAACCTAGGGAAGTGGAGTCTTTAAAGGGGCTTCGAACTGTACGAGCAGCTTGTGGGGTTTGGCATACTGCAGCGGTCGTTGAAGTCATGGTGGGAAGCTCAAGTTCAAGTAATTGTTCATCAGGAAAACTTTTTACTTGGGGAGATGGTGATAAAGGTAGACTAGGGCATGGTGACAAGGAGTCGAAACTTGTACCTACCTGTGTTGCAGCTCTTGTCGAACCAAACTTTTGTCAAGTTGCTTGTGGACACAGCTTGACAGTTGCATTGACGACTTCTGGTCATGTGTATACAATGGGAAGTCCTGTGTATGGCCAATTAGGTCATCACCAAGCTGATGGGAAGTTACCCCGTCGTGTTGAAGGCAAGCTGGCAAAGAGTTTTGTGGAGGAGATCGCCTGTGGAGCATATCATGTTGCTGTCTTGACTTCCCGAACTGAAGTTTACACATGGGGAAAGGGGGCAAATGGTAGATTGGGTCATGGTGATACGGATGACCGAAATTCTCCCACTTTAGTGGAAGCTTTAAAAGACAAGCAAGTCAAAAGTATTGCTTGTGGCACTAATTTTACTGCTGCTATTTGCCTTCACAAATGGGTATCTGGGGTCGACCAATCCATGTGTTCTGGCTGTCGTCTtccttttaactttaaaagaaaaCGCCACAACTGTTATAACTGTGGGCTTGTCTTTTGTCATTCATGTAGCAGCAGAAAATCACTGAGGGCATCAATGGCACCTAATCCCAATAAACCCTATCGTGTCTGTGACAACTGCTTCAGTAAATTGAAAAAAGCTATGGAAACAGATGCTTCTTCTCAGTCTTCTATGAGTCGACGAGGAAGCATGAATCAGTCACTAACTGATATAACAGACAAGGATACTAAGTTGGATACAAGGTCTCGACCTCAACTTGCTAGATTTTCTACAATGGAATCCTTCAAACATGTTGAAACCCGTTCTTCCAAACAGAAGAAAAAACTTGAATTCAACAGCAGTCGCGTGTCACCTATTCCAAATGGTACCTCTCAGTGGGGAGCTCTCAACATTTCCAAGTCTTTTAACCCTGTATTTGGCTCGTCCAAGAAATTCTTTTCAGCTTCAGTTCCTGGATCAAGAATTGTTTCTCGAGCAACATCACCAATATCTAGACGGGCCAGTCCACCTCGTTCTACTACACCAACTCCAACATTGGGTGGACTTACATCTCCAAAGATTGTTTTGGGCGATGCTAAAAGGACAAATGATGGCCTTAGCCAAGAGGTTATCAAATTAAGAGCACAG GTGGAAAATCTCACGCGCAAGGCTCAACTTCAGGAGATAGAACTGGAAAGAACTAATAAGCAGCTAAAGGAGGCAATAGCCATTGCTGGAGAAGAGACTGCCAAATGCAAAGCAGCAAAAGAAGTGATCAAGTCACTTACTTCTCAG ctGAAGGAAATGGCTGAGAGGTTGCCGGTAGGTGCTTCCCGGAACATCAAATCTCCTACATCTTTTTCCTCGGGTTCCAATCTCACTGCCAGTGACATACCAAATGGATGTATTGACCGAGTTCATAGTCAACTAACTTTCCAAGATGTGGAGCCAAATATATCTAACAGTCAACTACTTTCTAACGGATCAAGCAACGTCAGTAATCGCAATGCTGTTCAAAACAGGCAAGGGTTTCCAGAACCAACGACAAGAAACGGAGGTAGAACAAAAGAAGGTGATTCTCGTAATGAGAACGAATGGGTTGAACAAGATGAGCCAGGTGTATACATTACACTTACCTCCTTACCTGCAGGTGTCAAAGATCTTAAACGTGTTCGCTTCAG TCGAAAACGATTTAGCGAGAAACAAGCTGAACAATGGTGGGCAGAGAACCGTGCAAGAGTTTATGAGCAGTATAACGTGCGGATGGGAGACAAGTCAAGTATTGGCACTGTAAGCGAAGACTTACAGCATTGA
- the LOC107003285 gene encoding reactive oxygen species modulator 1-like: MARDSCLARVTAGVAIGGAVGGAVGAVYGTYEAVRFKVPGLLKIRYIGQTTLGSAAIFGLFLGAGSLIHCGKSY; encoded by the exons atggcaaGAGATAGTTGTCTAGCAAGAGTAACTGCTGGTGTTGCTATAGGTGGTGCAGTTGGTGGCGCTGTTG GTGCTGTATATGGGACTTATGAGGCTGTTAGGTTCAAG GTGCCTGGACTTCTAAAAATCAGATACATTGGACAAACAACTTTGGGAAGTGCAGCCATTTTTGGACTCTTCTTGGGTGCTGGGAGCTTGATACACTGTGGAAAATCTTACTGA